From Prionailurus bengalensis isolate Pbe53 chromosome F2, Fcat_Pben_1.1_paternal_pri, whole genome shotgun sequence, one genomic window encodes:
- the ANKRD46 gene encoding ankyrin repeat domain-containing protein 46 isoform X2, with amino-acid sequence MSYVFVNDSSQTNVPLLQACIDGDFNYSKRLLESGFDPNIRDSRGRTGLHLAAARGNVDICQLLHKFGADLLATDYQGNTALHLCGHVDTIQFLVSNGLKIDICNHQGATPLVLAKRRGVNKDVIRLLESLEEQEVKGFNRGTHSKLETMQTAESESFYSSSGSDSGGCGYTEKHADLGGDRSQLSLV; translated from the exons ATGTCCTACGTTTTTGTAAACGATTCGTCTCAAACTAATGTGCCCTTGCTACAAGCCTGTATTGATGGAGACTTTAACTATTCCAAGCGGCTTTTGGAAAGTGGCTTTGACCCAAATATTCGTGACAGCAGGGGCAGAACAGGCCTTCACCTCGCAGCAGCCAGAGGGAACGTAGACATCTGCCAGCTGTTGCATAAATTCGGTGCTGATCTTCTGGCCACAGATTATCAAGGAAACACAGCTCTTCATCTCTGTGGCCATGTGGACACTATTCAATTCTTAGTTTCCAATGGGCTCAAAATTGATATTTG CAATCATCAAGGTGCTACACCCTTAGTTCTGGCAAAGCGCAGAGGAGTGAATAAAGATGTCATCCGATTGCTGGAATCTTTGGAAGAACAAGAGGTGAAAGGATTTAACAGAGGAACTCACTCAAAACTGGAGACCATGCAGACAGCTGAGAGTGAAAG cttttactcCAGTTCTGGATCAGACAGTGGAGGCTGTGGTTATACTGAAAAACATGCAGACTTGGGAGGTGATAGATCCCAGCTATCATTAGTGTAG
- the ANKRD46 gene encoding ankyrin repeat domain-containing protein 46 isoform X1, whose translation MSYVFVNDSSQTNVPLLQACIDGDFNYSKRLLESGFDPNIRDSRGRTGLHLAAARGNVDICQLLHKFGADLLATDYQGNTALHLCGHVDTIQFLVSNGLKIDICNHQGATPLVLAKRRGVNKDVIRLLESLEEQEVKGFNRGTHSKLETMQTAESESAMESHSLLNPNLQQGEGVLSSFRTTWQEFVEDLGFWRVLLLIFVIALLSLGIAYYVSGVLPFVENQPELVH comes from the exons ATGTCCTACGTTTTTGTAAACGATTCGTCTCAAACTAATGTGCCCTTGCTACAAGCCTGTATTGATGGAGACTTTAACTATTCCAAGCGGCTTTTGGAAAGTGGCTTTGACCCAAATATTCGTGACAGCAGGGGCAGAACAGGCCTTCACCTCGCAGCAGCCAGAGGGAACGTAGACATCTGCCAGCTGTTGCATAAATTCGGTGCTGATCTTCTGGCCACAGATTATCAAGGAAACACAGCTCTTCATCTCTGTGGCCATGTGGACACTATTCAATTCTTAGTTTCCAATGGGCTCAAAATTGATATTTG CAATCATCAAGGTGCTACACCCTTAGTTCTGGCAAAGCGCAGAGGAGTGAATAAAGATGTCATCCGATTGCTGGAATCTTTGGAAGAACAAGAGGTGAAAGGATTTAACAGAGGAACTCACTCAAAACTGGAGACCATGCAGACAGCTGAGAGTGAAAG TGCCATGGAAAGCCATTCTCTCCTCAACCCCAACCTGCAGCAAGGGGAAGGAGTCCTGTCCAGCTTCCGAACCACATGGCAGGAGTTTGTCGAGGATCTGGGCTTCTGGAGGGTGTTGCTCTTGATCTTTGTCATTGCTTTGCTGTCTCTTGGCATTGCCTACTATGTGAGCGGGGTGCTCCCCTTCGTGGAGAACCAACCTGAACTGGTGCATTAA